From the genome of Astyanax mexicanus isolate ESR-SI-001 chromosome 3, AstMex3_surface, whole genome shotgun sequence:
aaataattatttgaattgTTCTAGAATAAAGAATTGACAACATGCCTTGTGGAGGAAGCAGACTAATTACTTTTCAAACTACTAACCAGATACCACTCTTCAGAGTACATCACTCTGCCTAGTACTGCAGGTATCAGAACACTGCAGAGTAACAGTTCtgcaattaaatgtaatttaaaaaaagtaaagtactTTTAATTTTGAGACACAACGCTAGGAACATTATAGAAGCCTTATaccctgcaaacagtctatttttacgtctTGCGCCTACATAGTTTAAAAAGTGATCTACCTTCCACACAGGACCTTCCAGCCTCCGCAGATGAACCAGCCTAAGCCTCTGCGCCGCTGGTTGATTCTGGCTCTGGGCAGCGTCTGGTAATCACTCTCATCATTCTCAAACGCCTCTTCCGACATCATCAAGGGCATCTCGTCAAGATTTGAGGCGTCGTCTTCAATCTGGTACCTGGGAAGAGCgggaagagcaaaaaaaaaaacaaaaaaaaaacaaaaagggcaGGTGAGGGAAGAGCGTGAGAACGAAACCAATGagacacaaagaaaaacaaatctcAGTGCAGATCCACCAAGAAAAGCAGACAAATTACAGAAAATCATTAGCCAGACAACATTCGTCCGGAGCTCCACTAGGACAACTGGATCTGGATCAGGTTTTACTCTGGAACTTTCTGTGAATCTAAAGTGAACATGACCAAAAAACACACGACTAAAACTAAAGCAATTAATTTGTAGAGGAATAAAAGTGATATTTCCACACACGAGACTCTGCACTGAACAGAGGTTCAAATGTACATAATGTATatgatgcatctcaaaaaagtagagagaaaattattaaaaagttactttatttcagtaattcagttgaaaagcGTCTATTTAAGTGTCtatatcttttattgttgatgattatgaagcttacagccaataaaaacccaatgaaaaatcagtgtctcacaaaattttaattttagaattttattgtcagtgtgccaagtcctgctgaaaaatgaaatccacatctccatacaGTATAATGATATCACTATACTGTGATTCTGCCACACTCAATATACCGCTAAACATTTTGCTTCGATACTTTACGACATCttttactgaagaaaataaaatactcccaaataagtaaataccagatCATTTCAGGAAGTAATACCACAGaaattaacaaccaatattcttcatttCAGGTTCACCCTATTCATTTGCTTATAGCGCCACCAAGTGGtgtaatgaagcagtaattttACTAAGTCTAACTGGGGGCGAGTATATCCAGATATATCCAGATATATCCAGATATATCCAGAAttagtttcacacttttatttagtgataaaactcctgcaattgaaaaaaaaaaacaggaggaccagtgagtttttaggctttttcttaatcacatgacatcatcgcggtgttcagtagctcctccatttccactcacccacagtgtaattacagtgcgcagcagtggacaaattgctattttattaaactcgaggagacgaaactcagagatgtgcgtccagacaggactaaaattactggaggaccatgaACAAAGTTAAGcataaaacagtagataattcagcctgtatttttattttttttttcagaggaaaatcaaaagagaaaattaccccaggaccccctgaaaaacgaATCTCGTCTTGATAGGGATTATGTTTTactaaaaacaacaatatttgaCTCCACATATCAAGATCAATGTCACACAAACAAAATTATACGATATATCACAATTTCTATATTTTGTCCCACATTAAAAGTGAACACTGGCTAATTCAAACTAGCATGCACAGAGACTGATGGCAAAATATTGAGTATTAGGTTGCGAAACACACTGTAGTTAAAAGTTCTAGTCTTCCAATACATCCCCCACTCATATTGCAGACAACAGATCCTCCAGTCTCTTTTTACACACTTCATCAACTACTGCCCGTCTTCCTACAAGCTTCCTATTCTACAAGCTACAAAGACCTGATATCAAAGTCCTCCCACACAAACATCACAAGAGAGATTAACTCTTTCTAAACAGCATCTGAGCAGAGCCTTTTTGAGGCATTTGGGGCCCAAAGCAAAATAGATTACCATGTAAAagatagggctgcaacgattagtcgatataatcgataaattagtcaatataatcgataAATGGGGGTAAATGGGGGTAAATGTCTTACTCACACAGGTTACAACTCAAAGTCTGTGTCTCAAAAAGTTCAAAAACACAtcatattacatatttactcattaaatatcagtactttccatgtttaaacaacatctagacaattaaatgcctttttaaatcttatgttcTGGTTTTAAAGATCGAGTCAGCACTACGGGGAAGTTTCTGTACAAATGAAAGTAATTtaaactgagtgatttaatgtataaatagtagaattatgaattatgatgTCCTCTATGAAGTGTTGTTACTAATTCAGGTTATTTTGTCTTCAGGGATGAACGTGAAAAGGCTTTTATATCGGCTGGAGGACCATTAACTCCTTTTATGAGAATTTTTTTCCTTTGAATTtttataaagttttctctcttattctttcattatttatttcgcttattgtctttttattttctttatgcttattatattatattaagtcacatctgaactagtgggtaaGGCTAAATTTTGCACTTTTATTTGCACAAAAGTAAGATATAGATTCATATTCAACCTACAATTATTACAGTAACTGAAATTAAACTACATGAATTGATTTTGAATCGAATTGCGACTAATCCCcacttgagggggattctgagaACAGTGGTTTTGGACTTTCTTGCACTCACCGTTACAGGatttaaaggggcgctcacacagtttgtagccctaaaataaaaattactggtttgcttgccctgttgcaacGGGGCTGCACCTGAACGCTTCAGCATTTTACCCACAGATCTGCTCATTCCTGAACATCTTTACAGTTTAGAATAAAGCCCATCTTTAAAGATATTTCTCCAAGCATTCCTGaagagaaacaacaacaaaaaaaagcccAAGCATTAATTCGAGAgcaatctgcacacacacacacacacacacctccagagCTGTGTGGCAGAAAGCTATTGTGACACACTGAGAGCCTGAGTCTCCAGAGGCTATCAGATTCCAGCCACACATCAGCTCACCGATTAGAGCATCGCCTCCACTTAAGCTCTAGAGGCCggttctcgctctctctctctgcctcacacaGAGTCCAACGACTCTATAAAACGAGAGcgcttaaaaatgacgagtttcttcgattttatcaagaggaagatggatgatcaaaagccatcaaaccaccaaactgaactgcttgaatttttgcaccaggagtaaagcagcataaagttatccaaaagcagtgtgtaagactggtggaggagaacatgatgccaagatgcatgaaaaaaactttgattaaaaactaaaagggttattccaccaaatattgatttctaaacgaTATTTCTAAATGGTATCTGTGTAATAACGATATTCTATAACACTACTGCAGCATTTATTCGAAGAAATTAcagcatacgatatgatatgatacggcacacctctaattgagattttcaccagCTTGTAACAGTTTCAGTGTGCCACAAGCCACATAGTGGACACTAAATGCATTAAAAGCGCTTTGTGTgtcagaaaagtaacactgctcatcaccctgaatacACCCTgacccccactgtgaaacatgggtggcagcatcatgcttcaGGGATAAGAttttgcttttcttcagcagggacagggataggaagctggtcagagttgatggactgaagatggatggagataaataaaaacaggacaatcctggaaaaagaaaagctgttggaggctgtaaaagacttgtgaccttccggcaagacaatgaccgcaaacatacagccagagctacagtggaattgtttagatctgaaaaatgtgataaaattgttgttgtttttttatatctcagtgaggggtgtgccatatcatatcgtatgtaaaaaattagttttatatatttatagcttACTGTGCGTGAAGCATTGTTCCTTGCCAATAACGAGTCTTGAACTATCTTGAATCTGTCGCTTTGGAGGTTTGATATTCCAAAAATCCAAGCTGTGAATGTAACATGGCTTTGTTGAACAAACAATACAGTGTAATATGAAGAATAGACAAttgtaaaatgtgattaatcaagtCCAATCAAGGTTTTAACGAGCTTTGATTGACATTTGTTAGTTTTTTAGTTTAGCATTTTGCTTAATATGTATAAGTATAAGTGATTTACTGttagtattttattataataaaattaatctCATCTAAGCTCTTCAAATAGCAAAGTTTAAATATTAGAGCTTCTTTATAAAAGGCAACCATGTGGGGAAAAATGGGTTGGTGTCCGAGTAAACAATCAATCAGCCGACTATGAAGATTACAGCAGGGCAGATGGAGGACTAGAGATTAGTCTACAATCATATAAGGAACAATGCTAGCATTACTGATCACCATTCATAACTGTTGTTAGCTATAGGCTAACAGCTTAAACCCGGCATAATCAGCATCAGACAGCTCTGCCTGtagtaagctagctaatgctGGGGTGGGGGAATAGGatgaggaagagaaggaggagttaaggtggagaaaagagaaaaagaggaatgAACCTGAACCCAGAACAACTGTTCCTCTTTAAGAAGAGAACCTCTTTAAGAAGAGAACCTCTTTAAGAAGAGAATCTGAGAAACGAATCCACCAGTTCCTCAAATACACGAGGCCTGAAAGCAGAAAAATGGAGGGGAGAACACGAGAACATGAACCTGGTGCTGAAAACTAAAATATTACAGCATCATCTGATTCAACATCCTACtcactcgcctctgaacggtgaaagagctagcgctgcggttagcggctaatgctaatactgctccagccttagtgcttagTACATAAGGTGCACTCTCAATTTTGGGGACAATTAAacgattttaagtgtgctttacaGTGCGAAAAGACCATAGTTtagctaacataaacattacGTTATGACACTGGTTTTTGGgttgtcattggctgtaagccataatcatcaacaataaaagaaataaatgcttaaaatagagcactctgtgtttaatacatctatatgatatatgggttttacattttgaactgaattactgaagtaaagtaactcTAAGCTATTATTAGCTAGATTACATTAGTAAACACAGAGTTAGAACTTGTATTTCTGGTGTTGTTTTAGATTAAAACAGCTTGCCATATGACTGCTAACTAGCCAGACATGTTTTTCTATCTGTTTTTACTGAAATAAATCACTTTAAGTGGAAGTGTGGAGCTGTCAGGAGACAGTAATGAAGTAACCAGGCTTGGTTAAAGATGACTAACAACAACTCATGTGACTCGCTCTGTTTCTCTATAAAACCACAACAGTAACTAACTCTACACTGAATTTACCCACAAAACCTGAAGTTTAACATAGACTATAAACACGGAATTAAAGTACAGAACATGTAGATTAATCCCAGCTCTAGTTTGAGTTTATTAGAGAGGTAacttagttaaaaaaaactgtattatatGTCAGTACTGACAGCTGGGAGagttgctaagctaagctaagccaaGCTAAGCTAATATACCAGTGTAACCAGGCAGCGTTAGCTTatcttagcatagcttagcctaCCCGCTAGCAGCGAGTTCTCGGAGCCACCGCGGGGAAATAACCCCCAATTCCCCGCGACATTTCCCCCAGCCCGCCCCGCTAACACAGCGGATCCCCGCCCTCACCTCACAGCCCGGCCCGCGCTGTAATAACCGGCTCTCCGCGGGTTCTGCCGCACCGGATTCAGAGGGATGCTGTCAGCCATGGTGGCTGCAGTGTGTACGTAATGACGTCACGCGCGTgcgtctctcctctctcttcagCCAGTggaggaataaaataaaataaaataaaaaaaatgaaatgaaatgaaattttaaataaaatataaataaacaaatataaacataataaaataaaataacgtaGAATTGATGTTGCCTGATCCTCAGTTCTATTTTTATGGTAACCTTTAGGTGTAATTAATAATGTGTGGCTACGACTTATCCGTggcttattaaggcgtgggaaaaagataaataattaaaaagtggGGACGACTTATTAAGctatggagcccctaaggtgacatcgttttaaaaaaataataataatgcgcgGCCACGATTttttaaggcatgggaacgagatcctaaggcatggccacGACTTGTTAATGTGTGGGAAAGAGAGCCTTAAGTCCTGGCAGCGACTTATTAATGTGTGGAAATGAGATCCTAAAGCGTGTCCATAATTTATTAAAccatgggaacaagatcctaatgtgtggacATGAGATAATTAAGATGTGTGAATGAGATAATTGAATCGTGGTCATggcttattaaggcgtgggaatgaaatcctaatgcgtgggaatgagataattaaggcgtgtgaATGAGATAACTAagttgtggccatgacttattaagatGTGGGAAGGAGATCCTAATGTGTGCGAATGAGATAAATAAGGAGTGTGAGTAATTTATTAAGTAATTAAGTCGTAACCAGAGAATAATAAAGTTAGCTTTACTGTAAATTGATGCTTCTGAAGAAATTTAATATTACACCAAAGCTTCTTTAATCCAagataatctttagtaagaaaatgaagagtaaatttcttcttcttcttcttcttcttcttcttcttcttcttcttcttcttcctcttctgccTCTTCTGTGTTTGTGATGATTTAAGTACTTTGTAGCACCAAAATATGTGATTGGTGTGCTGTCATTGTTAATTGTGacttaaaacttttttaacttttgttattgtgattataccacacttccattatcactgtttattaatagattttgagttaaagaggaggagaaaataggatctgtttggttataaaactccgccagttaaaatagttccattgctgctctgtttgtagctgcgctgtttggcttgtaagtgctgcaccgttgctaggttacctttatgtggcggagtaatacagtaacacatggagagctttggttacagtgcattaccggctgatatcgtcactcatagaacacctctcagccaatcacaggttCGGAACTAATTGTGGTATAACTGTAATAATTACTGACAGTAACCCGAGACATTGTAAAATATCATCCCTGTGTACAAATGTGTACAAATATCAGTGTTCTTAGATATTGTTAAGCGAACTTACTGGTTGGAAAGTTGCCAACATCGGTAATACTTCAGGACACTGTAGGTTCTTCTTTCTAGGGATCTATTTCTACTTAATTAGATATGAGGCTTAGTCAAGTAGCTGCATATGTTTGTTATATGTTTGCTGATGTCTGGAACAATTACAGAGGATCCTACAGAGTAATCCCATATGAATATATTTGAGTGTCTTCATTTGATTGCTTCCCAACAGTGCAAATAGGgaatatatgtacagctctgtacaaaaatgaagagagcacttcagtttctgaatcagtttctctgattttgctatttataggtttatgtttgagtaaaatgaacattgttgttttattctataaactacagacaacatttctcccaaattccaaataaaaatactgttattttgggcaaaagagatgcagagctttaagaggtcaaagaatgcaaagaaaacaagttcatattcattaagttttaaaaggttagaattcaatatttggtggaataatcctggttggcttttaatcacagtatttttttatgcatcttggcatcatgttctcctccaccagtcttacacactgattttggataactttataccaagttcagtttggtggtttgatggtttgtgatcatccatcttcctcttgattatattccagagcttttcaatttggtaaaatcaaagaaaatcatcatttttaagtgctctcttatacttttccaaagctgtatatacatttaacgtgttttttttgtttgttttgttttttaattgcttAACAAAAACCCATTTCTTCCCCCTGAACAGCGCCTCCACTTTATTGTCGTAAAATCACATAGAATAGCTTCACGTTTCGGACATAATGAACACAATGAGCACTTTCAGTACTCCAGTTTTCCAGTGgtaaacagaacaaaaaacatCCTGATTTTCTTCCGCATAAAAAAATCTACTACCTTCCCTAAAATTGCATGGAATACAAATTTCATATCAAAGGTACTGCTTTTGTATTATAAGTGGTATTATAGTCTGTGTTGGTGCTTTTAGCTCGGTTGTCTGATTTCCCTTATGATTTTTGACTTTTGACTCTTATGGGAAGTCCAATTAATCGAGTCTCTCGTTTCTCAAGAAAAGGTGTTGTAACTAACCTGACCgtagaaaaaggaaaaaggaaaagggAAACAGGAAACGGGACACTGATCTTCCTACAATTCTAAACAGTGGATAAAAACATCAGTTCAAAGTAAGGACATACTGTCTTTAGAGTCTTTAGAGCTTTATTGTCCGTGTATATCTTTGCATATGAGAATATTTTCATCCTGTCTTTATAGTTAATTGATTCTAATCTCTTTATTGTCATCAATCAACATGGAAAAGTGCCGTCCAGTCCCGAGGTCTACGCTGGTTTTTCCCAGGGTCATGATTGGTGAGCTGTTGCCCGTGCTGGACTTGTCCATGGCCATGGTCATGGCGGGAAGCTGAGGTACCCCACCGTTCTGAATGACCGAAATTTCATTGTTCTTCATGGCTAAACCGCTGCTAATGGCCGCGGCGTATCGACTCCAGAAGTTCTGATCCACGTTCATGGCCCGAGCTGCTAGATCCTTCTGAAATACTTGGTTGAATTTTAGAGCTTCGCCACCCAGAAGAGCCAGAGGGTTTTCCACAGACAGCCGTCGTCCTCTGCGGGCAGGAGTGTTATTCCACATGTGGGTACCCATGTGTACCTAGAACATAAGACAAGAAAGTGAGTTCTGAGACATTGTAAAACAGATTAAAGAAGTAAAAGTAGTCCtatagaaaaaataaagagagagcacttcagtttctgaatcagtttctctgattttgctatttataggtttatgtttgagtaaaatgaacagtgttgttttattttataaactacagacaacatttctcccaaattacaaataaaaatattctcatttagagcatttatttacagaaaatgagaaatggctgaaataacaaaaaatatttggtggaataaccctggttggtttttaactacatttttttttttttgcatcttgccaccgtgttctcctccaccagtcttacacactgcttttggataactttatgctgctttactcctggtgcaaaaattcaagcagttcagtttggtggtttgatggcttgtgatcatccatcttcaaaatcaaagaaactcctcatttttagtggtcttgttgtttttgttttttgtaagaaaccatagaaaaaaaacacttttggtttgttaaaaaaaaacataagacatGATTTAAGCTCCCTATTATACCACAAAAGTTGTGTAATATCACTTAAAGAATTATTTGTAGCATGTTTATTTTTGCCACACAAAAACCTTCCGAAAATGTACAAAGaaaaagaattatttttttaaaaaccttcTGAACTTTCAAGAAAACACAGCATTTAGTTTTAGAGTATTTTTATGGGTTCATTCATTatgaaatttggacacaataTAAAATGccagaaaaggtttttttttttgcaaaactctatatatgtatttttaaatgcacACTTATCATACATATTtagacaggttttttttttttagatattttaactatcATTTAACATTTGTGTTCCATGTCTAAGCCATGCATTTCCCTCATCATCACCCCCTGGAAATGAATTTTagagaaaaaagaacattaacaCACCTTGAGGTTGCCTTTTGTTGTGAAAGCTCGTCCACAGATGGAACAAGCGAAAGGTTTTTCACCAGTGTGAGTGCGCTCGTGGATCTGCAGGGCACTTGCTGAGGAGAAGTTCTTCCCGCATGCATTACAGTTGTGCTGTTTAGGGGTCCGTCGAGGCGGTGGAGTCCCGAGCAGTGAAGTCATGCCTGGGATCATTGCTTCAGAAGGGGATGGTGAAGACTGAATGGATCCAACAAATGAAGGAAAGGAACCTTCTTTTATTAGGTATGGCCTATTTAAACCTTCCATCTCCAGTTTGACAGAGGCACGTTGATGTTGTATATGGTTGATGTCCAATTCTGGAGACCTCTGGGTTGTTCCTGAGAAAGCAGAGAGTAAAGTTAAGCATAGAGGAACAAgcgttttcatattttttaaacagcATAATGATTGAAAATGAAGATTTCTTACCATGCTCTTTGCTAAAACAGTGCACATTGTAGGCGAACTCTTTCTTGACTGATGACTTGATCTGATCGAGGATTGTTCCATTCATCCCATTTGAGCTTGGGTTATCTAACAATTCACATTTAATTGAAGCAGCCTTCTCGTGGTTGTGTGAAATGATGTTGAGGGAAACTGCACCATCGGGATGACCCTCAGGTTGACATTTTGTTGGGGTAAGAGGTCTATTAATGAAGCTTTCTGACTCAGGCATGAGAGGACTCAGATTCTCAAAATCTCCAATGGAAGAAGCACCGCTAACTGGATTATCGCTGTCCAGAAGGCCACTCGTTACCAACTTGTGTCCAGTTAAAAGGCCAGCTCTTGATTCGCCAGCTGAAGTTTTGAATTCGGTTAGAGCAGGAGGTAGTGGCGAAAGTGGCGACGAACTCTCTGAAAAAGAGATAAGGGGGTTTTCATCATTTTCCCCATTTTCCATAAAGTCCCCGTCACCTTCACATGAAAAATCATCAAGcccatcatcctcatcctcattcCTGTGGTCAAAACTCTTCTCATCAAAGGGCAGATCAGCTTCCTTTTCCCGTATAGCGTCTGTTGCCAGAGTTTGGAGGTTGTTGGGAATCTGGCCGCCCATGTGCATGCGGATGTGCTGCTGCAAAACAACAGCGTTGGTGAACTTTTTCTGGCAGATCGGACAGGAGTGTTGAACCTGAAGAGGAGGCTTTGCACGGTGGACACCAAAGTGAGTCTTCAGGTTGCCCTTCGTGGTGAAAGCTCGGCCGCAAACCTTGCATTTGAAAGGCCTCTCCCCAGTGTGGATGCGATAGTGCATCTTCAGCGCACTTTGACAGCTGAGCACTCGGTGGCAGATCACGCACTGATTGGGGTCCATCATCTTTTTGTCGATGTTCTCCACAAGCTGCTGGAGCTTCGATGTCTCCGATGTCTGCATGGAGTCGAGGGCTGGGAATGGAAACCTGCTTTTAATTTGATCCCTGttcagaggaggagaagaagaagaagaggacttCATCGCTGAGGTTACCAAGTCCGTGGACTCTGGTGTGTTTTCTCTTGTGAGTATTCCTGTAGACATAGATACTGGAGTAGTGCTGTGTAGTGCTGGAGTTATATTAACAGTATTTGCAGTATTTGCAGTGTTTgagtgttgcaaatgttccacaTCTCTGGTTGCACAGTTTGTGGGTAAGTGAAATTCTTCTGCTTTTAAATTTGAATTTGGTGTCGTTCTTTCTTCCAGGTTAAGCTGGGGAGATGCCGTTAGTTTAAGAATGCTTGGTAAGTTGTCAGGCTGCAAAGGCAGTTCAGGACCAGCAGCATTTGGAGATTCGGAGAAATGCGCACTTTCATTGCGGGTTGATAAGGGCCTTTGTGGAGAACTTCCTGAGAGAGCTTTGCTAAAAGAATCGTTAAAGTTTTCCACACTTGCTACTGCTGGTGCCAACTGTAGGCCTACTGTAGCAGGTAGCGTTGGTAGAACAGGTTTGCTGTCTAACCATGTAGACCCGGCTTTCTCCGGAGCGAACGACATACCGTAGGGAATGCCCGAGCTGGTCGGAATATTATCAAGATATTCTGGCACTGGGTACGGGTTCATCTGAACATGAGGGTATTTGTCCTTGTGCCTTTGGAAGTGAACTTTCAGATTTCCCTTGGTGGAGAAGCGATTTCCACATATGTTGCATTTAAAGGGCCTCTCACCTGTGTGAGATCGCAGGTGGATCTGTAAGGCACTGTCGCTGCCAAACACCTTGGCACAGAACCTACATTTGTGCTTGAAGAAAGGGTCCTCAGAACTGGGCTTGGTGTCAAATATAGAGGCGCTGGGCATTTTGCCCTTGCGTTGCTTTATCATAGCAGCAAGTGGGTCTAGTGCATTGGTGGTGGCTGCAATGCTGGCGAGTGGGTTGGGGAAGATGACTCCACTAGGAGGGCTTTGAGGTAGCAATGGAAGGTTGGCAGAGGGATTGAGTACGCTGCTCTGGCATACTGAGAGCGGGCCAGAAGAGCTCAGAGGTTGGATGTGACTACCATTCGAGAGAACACCATTACTGGAAGGCAGCAGTGAGGATGCCCCAGTGTAAGTGGACAGTGAAGAACTTGGGTTTGCTAAGGAAACTGGGGAactgttttttccttttatacTATTAGTACTAGATTGTGCATCAAGTAGCTGTGAAGACAAAAAGGCTGGACCTTCAAGTATGGATGTCTGGGACAAAGATGCTTGACCATTCACAGCGGACGGCATGACTCCAGATAACGGAagtacaggaggaggaggagccatgCTCTGGAAATGGTGGTGGAAAGTGGAGGAAACAGAGGGTGGACCTTTGGAGGCTGGTTTTAATGCCGCTTGCGTGGGGTGCCTATTCATCACGGCAACCTGACTGCGAATCTGCTCGATGAGCTGCAACTGGTGGACCTGCTGGCGCTGTAAAGCCATCAGCTGCTCCAGAATCATGGGTATTGCCACTGAGCTCACCTTACTTGTAGACCCATCGCCCTGGAAGTTCTGGGAAAACTGGGCAACTGCAACCCTGGTGCTATGGAGGATCTCCAAGGTTACGTTTGTGCTGGGAATGTCATAGTTGGTGGTGattaaagatgatgatgatgaagtagTGTGAGGAGGGGTGACGCTCTCACTGGAATCTGGTGGAACAGGGCTAGGGTTTGATGTTTTATCCACAGGTTCATTAGTATCCATAGGCTCGTCAGCTTCTGCCACATATTTCCCCTCAGGAACGCCAAGGGCTTCTTGTCCCTTTTCAGCGGAATCAAATTCCTGATCCACGCTCTCCATTTCGGCCGGGTCGCTCAAAAAGGATTCCGGAGGCGAGTCC
Proteins encoded in this window:
- the sall3b gene encoding sal-like protein 3b, with the translated sequence MSRRKQTKPQQHVAQAAEGEAPEHVLSRRDGDDESGSESRSGSEETHVCEKCCAEFFKWSELLEHQRKCTEEPPVLIVKEDEEFLTPQDSPPESFLSDPAEMESVDQEFDSAEKGQEALGVPEGKYVAEADEPMDTNEPVDKTSNPSPVPPDSSESVTPPHTTSSSSSLITTNYDIPSTNVTLEILHSTRVAVAQFSQNFQGDGSTSKVSSVAIPMILEQLMALQRQQVHQLQLIEQIRSQVAVMNRHPTQAALKPASKGPPSVSSTFHHHFQSMAPPPPVLPLSGVMPSAVNGQASLSQTSILEGPAFLSSQLLDAQSSTNSIKGKNSSPVSLANPSSSLSTYTGASSLLPSSNGVLSNGSHIQPLSSSGPLSVCQSSVLNPSANLPLLPQSPPSGVIFPNPLASIAATTNALDPLAAMIKQRKGKMPSASIFDTKPSSEDPFFKHKCRFCAKVFGSDSALQIHLRSHTGERPFKCNICGNRFSTKGNLKVHFQRHKDKYPHVQMNPYPVPEYLDNIPTSSGIPYGMSFAPEKAGSTWLDSKPVLPTLPATVGLQLAPAVASVENFNDSFSKALSGSSPQRPLSTRNESAHFSESPNAAGPELPLQPDNLPSILKLTASPQLNLEERTTPNSNLKAEEFHLPTNCATRDVEHLQHSNTANTANTVNITPALHSTTPVSMSTGILTRENTPESTDLVTSAMKSSSSSSPPLNRDQIKSRFPFPALDSMQTSETSKLQQLVENIDKKMMDPNQCVICHRVLSCQSALKMHYRIHTGERPFKCKVCGRAFTTKGNLKTHFGVHRAKPPLQVQHSCPICQKKFTNAVVLQQHIRMHMGGQIPNNLQTLATDAIREKEADLPFDEKSFDHRNEDEDDGLDDFSCEGDGDFMENGENDENPLISFSESSSPLSPLPPALTEFKTSAGESRAGLLTGHKLVTSGLLDSDNPVSGASSIGDFENLSPLMPESESFINRPLTPTKCQPEGHPDGAVSLNIISHNHEKAASIKCELLDNPSSNGMNGTILDQIKSSVKKEFAYNVHCFSKEHGTTQRSPELDINHIQHQRASVKLEMEGLNRPYLIKEGSFPSFVGSIQSSPSPSEAMIPGMTSLLGTPPPRRTPKQHNCNACGKNFSSASALQIHERTHTGEKPFACSICGRAFTTKGNLKVHMGTHMWNNTPARRGRRLSVENPLALLGGEALKFNQVFQKDLAARAMNVDQNFWSRYAAAISSGLAMKNNEISVIQNGGVPQLPAMTMAMDKSSTGNSSPIMTLGKTSVDLGTGRHFSMLIDDNKEIRIN